One genomic window of Devosia salina includes the following:
- a CDS encoding polyamine ABC transporter substrate-binding protein — protein MKKSLAIAFGALLAASPAFAQEEPVLNVYNWSDYIAEDTIANFEAETGIKVNYDVYDNNEIVDAKLLAGNSGYDIVVPSGNFLERQIKAGLILELDKSKLTNLGNLDPAVMATATAQDPDNAHAVPYMINTIGLGYNVAKVTEALGADAPIDSWDLLFKPEVVEKLAGCGVAVLDSPSEVMGIALHYLGLDPNSESAEDLAKAEELMNSIKSSIRYFHSSQYIDDLGNGEICLALGYSGDIFIAADAAAAAGQGVEVNYLIPKEGAATLFDFLAIPADAPHPDNAHKFINYILEPEVVAAITNYVYYANPNLPALEFVDEEVKSNPGIYPPAETIAKAFVMQAHSPDYEETLTRTWTRIKTGQ, from the coding sequence ATGAAAAAGTCGCTCGCCATTGCCTTTGGCGCTCTTCTGGCTGCGAGCCCTGCCTTTGCGCAGGAGGAGCCGGTGCTCAACGTCTACAACTGGTCCGACTATATCGCCGAGGACACCATCGCCAATTTCGAGGCGGAGACCGGCATCAAGGTCAATTACGACGTCTATGACAATAACGAGATCGTCGATGCCAAGCTGCTGGCCGGCAATTCGGGCTATGACATCGTCGTTCCCTCGGGCAATTTCCTCGAGCGCCAGATCAAGGCTGGCCTGATCCTCGAACTCGACAAGTCCAAGCTGACCAATCTGGGCAATCTCGATCCCGCCGTGATGGCCACCGCCACCGCGCAGGACCCCGACAACGCCCATGCCGTGCCCTATATGATCAACACCATCGGCCTGGGCTATAATGTCGCCAAGGTCACCGAGGCACTGGGCGCCGACGCCCCGATCGACAGCTGGGACCTGCTGTTCAAGCCCGAAGTGGTCGAAAAGCTCGCCGGCTGCGGCGTGGCAGTGCTCGACAGCCCCTCCGAAGTAATGGGCATTGCCCTGCACTATCTGGGCCTCGACCCCAATTCGGAAAGCGCCGAGGATCTGGCCAAGGCCGAGGAACTGATGAATTCCATCAAATCCTCGATCCGCTATTTCCATTCCTCCCAGTACATCGACGACCTGGGCAATGGCGAAATCTGCCTGGCGCTGGGCTATTCGGGCGACATCTTCATCGCCGCCGACGCAGCCGCAGCGGCCGGGCAGGGCGTGGAAGTGAACTACCTGATCCCCAAGGAAGGCGCGGCGACCCTCTTCGACTTCCTGGCCATCCCGGCCGATGCCCCGCATCCGGACAATGCCCACAAGTTCATCAACTACATCCTCGAGCCCGAGGTCGTGGCCGCCATCACCAATTATGTCTACTACGCCAACCCCAACCTGCCGGCGCTGGAATTCGTGGACGAGGAAGTCAAGTCCAACCCGGGCATCTACCCGCCCGCCGAGACCATCGCCAAGGCCTTCGTGATGCAGGCCCATTCGCCGGACTATGAGGAAACCCTCACCCGCACCTGGACGCGCATCAAGACCGGCCAATAG
- a CDS encoding ABC transporter ATP-binding protein: MAKRPQLAIDTRPWRDTANNKPFVRIKNVSKKFGDIIAVHDVSLDIYKSELFCLLGGSGSGKSTLLRMLAGFETPTSGTIEIDGQDMTEVPPYNRPVNMMFQSYALFPHMTVEQNIAYGLKRDGLPRAEINARVAELLALVKLQDYGKRKPHQLSGGQRQRVALARALAKRPKLLLLDEPLGALDKKLREETQFELVKIQEQLGVTFIVVTHDQEEAMTLATRIGVMNQGEIVMIGEPTDIYEFPNSRFVAGFIGSVNMVEGVVTEDEPDHVRIRSSELGSDIYVGHGVDCAPEQRLWWAIRPEKMVLSREKPEGLNGANVATGVVEEIAYLGDISVYQIALESGKRIRVSQTNSVRGNPDAITWEEKVYVTWDDSAGSVLTS, from the coding sequence ATGGCCAAAAGACCGCAGCTTGCGATAGACACCCGTCCCTGGCGCGATACGGCCAACAACAAGCCCTTTGTGCGCATCAAGAATGTGTCGAAGAAATTCGGCGACATCATTGCCGTGCACGACGTCTCGCTCGACATCTACAAGTCCGAGCTGTTTTGCCTGCTCGGCGGCTCGGGCTCGGGCAAGTCGACGCTATTGCGCATGCTGGCCGGCTTCGAGACCCCCACCTCGGGCACCATCGAGATCGACGGCCAGGACATGACCGAGGTGCCGCCCTATAACCGGCCGGTCAACATGATGTTCCAGTCCTATGCGCTGTTCCCGCATATGACCGTCGAGCAGAACATTGCCTATGGCCTGAAGCGCGACGGCCTGCCGCGCGCCGAGATCAATGCCCGCGTCGCCGAACTGCTGGCCCTGGTCAAGCTCCAGGACTATGGCAAGCGCAAGCCGCACCAATTGTCCGGCGGCCAGCGCCAGCGCGTCGCCCTGGCCCGGGCCCTGGCCAAGCGCCCCAAGCTCTTGCTGCTCGACGAGCCGCTGGGCGCGCTCGACAAGAAGCTGCGCGAGGAAACCCAGTTCGAACTGGTCAAGATCCAGGAACAGCTCGGCGTCACCTTCATCGTGGTGACCCATGACCAGGAAGAGGCGATGACCCTGGCCACCCGCATCGGGGTGATGAACCAGGGCGAGATCGTCATGATCGGCGAGCCCACCGACATCTACGAATTCCCCAATTCGCGCTTCGTGGCCGGCTTCATCGGATCGGTCAACATGGTGGAAGGCGTCGTCACCGAGGACGAGCCCGATCACGTGCGCATCCGCTCGAGCGAACTGGGCTCGGACATCTATGTCGGCCACGGCGTCGATTGCGCCCCCGAGCAGCGCCTCTGGTGGGCGATCCGGCCCGAAAAGATGGTCCTGAGCCGCGAGAAGCCCGAGGGCCTCAATGGCGCCAATGTCGCCACCGGCGTGGTCGAGGAAATCGCCTATCTGGGCGATATCTCGGTCTATCAGATCGCGCTCGAGAGCGGCAAACGCATCCGCGTCAGCCAGACCAATTCGGTGCGCGGCAATCCCGACGCCATCACCTGGGAAGAAAAGGTCTATGTGACCTGGGACGATTCCGCCGGCTCGGTGCTGACCTCATGA
- a CDS encoding ABC transporter permease subunit, whose protein sequence is MTTTHDPTIPPPRRLKPWNAVERGLARVGITGRMLVLAAPVLWLLVFFLVPLAVVFGISLATKQFGRPPYSPLLTTEEGTVQLTLHLNNYIRLFTDNLYVAAYLSSIRIAAIATIITLLVGYPMAYAIARASDRWRNILLMLVVLPFFTSFLLRVYALTGFMRGNGVINQLLGLFGIEPLVMMQTDFAVYVGIVYTYLPFMILPLYTTLVKLDVSLFEASADLGARPVHTFLFITLPLSLPGIIAGSMLVFIPAIGEFVIPSLLGGPETLMIGRVLWDEFFSATNWPRAAAVAVAMLVVVVVPIMLLQRAQGAVVEK, encoded by the coding sequence ATGACCACCACCCACGACCCCACCATTCCGCCGCCCCGGCGCTTGAAGCCCTGGAACGCCGTCGAGCGCGGCCTCGCCCGCGTCGGCATCACCGGCCGCATGCTGGTGCTGGCCGCGCCGGTCCTGTGGCTGCTGGTCTTTTTCCTCGTGCCCCTGGCCGTGGTCTTCGGCATTTCCCTGGCAACCAAGCAGTTCGGCCGCCCGCCCTATTCGCCCCTCCTCACCACTGAAGAGGGCACGGTGCAGCTCACGCTGCATCTCAACAACTATATCCGCCTGTTCACCGACAATCTCTATGTCGCGGCCTATCTCTCCTCGATCCGCATTGCCGCCATTGCCACCATCATCACCCTGCTCGTGGGCTATCCCATGGCCTATGCCATTGCCCGCGCCTCCGATCGCTGGCGCAATATCCTCCTGATGCTGGTGGTGCTGCCCTTCTTCACCTCCTTCCTCCTGCGCGTCTATGCGCTCACCGGTTTCATGCGCGGCAACGGGGTGATCAACCAGCTGCTGGGCCTGTTCGGCATTGAGCCGCTGGTAATGATGCAGACCGATTTCGCGGTCTATGTGGGCATTGTTTACACCTACCTGCCCTTCATGATCCTGCCGCTCTATACGACGCTGGTGAAGCTCGACGTCTCCCTGTTCGAGGCCTCGGCCGATCTGGGCGCACGGCCGGTGCACACCTTCCTCTTCATCACCCTGCCGCTGTCGCTGCCCGGCATCATTGCCGGCTCCATGCTGGTGTTCATCCCGGCCATTGGCGAATTCGTCATCCCCTCGCTCCTCGGCGGGCCGGAAACTTTGATGATCGGACGCGTGCTCTGGGACGAATTCTTCTCGGCCACCAATTGGCCACGCGCCGCCGCCGTGGCCGTGGCCATGCTGGTCGTGGTGGTGGTGCCGATCATGCTGTTGCAACGCGCCCAGGGCGCCGTGGTGGAGAAGTAG
- a CDS encoding ABC transporter permease subunit, producing the protein MRRGWFLPIAAALGFSFLYAPIVSLVIFSFNESSLVTVWSGFSTKWYGALFSDPQLLGAAWLSLQIAAISASIALVLGTLAAVALVRFRRFRGRTLFSGMVSAPLVMPDVITGLSLLLLFVAMESVLGWPQGRGMLTIVIAHATFCTAYVCVVVQSRLGDFDRSLEEAAMDLGASPVRTFFDITLPIIAPALVSGWLLGFTLSLDDLVIASFVSGPGSSTLPMVIFSKVRLGVSPDVNALATIIIGIVALGVLAATIIQLRGKPKAQG; encoded by the coding sequence ATGCGCCGCGGATGGTTCCTGCCGATAGCTGCAGCCTTGGGCTTCTCGTTCCTCTACGCGCCCATCGTCTCGCTGGTCATTTTCTCGTTCAATGAATCGAGCCTGGTCACCGTCTGGTCCGGCTTCTCGACCAAGTGGTACGGCGCCCTGTTCAGCGATCCGCAACTGCTCGGCGCCGCCTGGCTGAGCCTGCAGATCGCCGCCATCAGCGCCAGCATCGCGCTGGTGCTGGGCACGCTGGCCGCCGTGGCGCTGGTGCGCTTCCGCCGCTTCCGCGGCCGCACCCTGTTTTCCGGCATGGTTTCGGCGCCGCTGGTCATGCCCGATGTCATCACCGGCCTGTCGCTGCTGCTTCTCTTTGTGGCCATGGAATCGGTGCTGGGCTGGCCGCAGGGCCGCGGCATGCTGACCATCGTCATCGCCCATGCCACCTTCTGCACCGCCTATGTATGCGTCGTGGTGCAGTCGCGCCTCGGGGATTTCGACCGCAGCCTTGAGGAAGCCGCCATGGATCTGGGTGCCTCGCCCGTCCGCACCTTCTTCGACATCACCCTGCCCATCATCGCCCCGGCGCTGGTCTCGGGCTGGCTCCTTGGCTTCACGCTCTCGCTCGACGACCTCGTCATTGCCAGCTTCGTTTCCGGCCCGGGCTCCTCCACCCTGCCCATGGTGATCTTCTCCAAGGTGCGGCTGGGCGTTTCACCCGACGTCAATGCGCTGGCCACCATCATCATCGGCATCGTGGCGCTGGGAGTGCTGGCGGCCACCATCATCCAGCTGCGCGGCAAGCCCAAGGCGCAAGGCTGA
- a CDS encoding DUF2267 domain-containing protein produces MTNPRDVKYANESIARWQSALKERAMLETNNITFACLRGVLHEIRARLPLKDLARFGNHLPAVQRGVFYQDWTPSDPVDTPDLASFERALADRLLPHVHMPEGITADVLFVIRTESEPFDAAAIGEVLPPPLKALWARF; encoded by the coding sequence ATGACCAATCCCAGGGATGTCAAATATGCCAATGAGAGCATTGCCCGCTGGCAATCCGCCCTCAAGGAGCGGGCGATGCTGGAAACCAACAATATCACCTTCGCCTGCCTGCGCGGTGTCCTGCACGAAATCCGGGCGCGACTGCCACTCAAGGACCTGGCGCGCTTCGGCAATCATCTGCCGGCGGTCCAGAGAGGCGTGTTCTACCAGGACTGGACGCCCTCGGACCCGGTGGACACGCCGGACCTGGCCAGCTTCGAGCGCGCGCTGGCGGATCGGCTGCTGCCCCATGTGCATATGCCGGAAGGCATCACTGCAGACGTGCTCTTTGTCATCCGGACCGAAAGCGAACCCTTCGATGCCGCGGCCATCGGCGAGGTCCTGCCCCCGCCGCTCAAGGCCCTGTGGGCGCGCTTCTAG
- the purU gene encoding formyltetrahydrofolate deformylase — protein MPASNFVLTLSCTDRPGIVAAVTTELAALKANIAESNQFWDRETGRFFMRLAFTAPEGVDRDAIEKALKSPIERFDMKTALVDESRKKRIVIMVSKFDHTLLHLLYQIRVGWLDAEVAAVVSNHEDARKIAEDAGVPFHYLPVTRDTKAAQEAQVLDIVKSTGADLVVLARYMQVLSDNLSTRLFGQVINIHHSFLPSFKGAKPYHQAHERGVKIIGATAHYVTPDLDEGPIIEQETARVTHAMSPDDLVAAGRDIESRVLARAVKLHLESRVMLNGRKTVVFG, from the coding sequence TTGCCCGCGTCCAATTTCGTTCTGACCCTCAGCTGCACCGATCGCCCCGGCATCGTGGCCGCCGTCACCACAGAATTGGCGGCGCTCAAGGCCAATATCGCCGAGAGCAATCAGTTCTGGGATCGGGAAACCGGCCGCTTCTTCATGCGCCTGGCCTTCACCGCGCCCGAAGGGGTCGATCGCGACGCCATCGAGAAGGCGCTCAAATCGCCCATCGAGCGCTTCGACATGAAGACGGCCCTAGTCGACGAGAGCCGCAAGAAGCGCATCGTCATCATGGTCTCCAAGTTCGACCATACCCTGCTGCACCTGCTCTATCAGATCCGCGTCGGCTGGCTCGATGCCGAGGTGGCGGCCGTGGTCTCCAATCACGAGGACGCCCGCAAGATCGCCGAAGACGCCGGCGTGCCCTTCCACTATTTGCCGGTCACCAGGGACACCAAGGCGGCCCAGGAAGCCCAGGTGCTCGACATCGTCAAGTCCACCGGCGCCGACCTCGTGGTGCTGGCGCGCTACATGCAGGTTTTGAGCGACAATCTCTCGACCCGCCTCTTCGGCCAGGTCATCAATATCCATCACTCGTTCCTGCCCAGCTTCAAGGGCGCCAAGCCCTATCACCAGGCCCATGAGCGCGGCGTCAAGATCATCGGCGCCACCGCCCATTACGTGACGCCCGACCTCGACGAAGGCCCGATCATCGAGCAGGAAACCGCCCGTGTCACCCATGCCATGAGCCCCGACGACCTCGTCGCCGCCGGCCGCGACATCGAAAGCCGCGTCCTCGCCCGCGCCGTCAAGCTGCACCTGGAAAGCCGGGTCATGCTCAATGGACGCAAGACGGTGGTGTTTGGGTAA
- a CDS encoding RrF2 family transcriptional regulator encodes MISQKAKYALRALVSLARAGRGQSRMIGEISKDQAIPKKFLEQILLELKRAGLVNSRRGRMGGYELLKAPEEITYGEVLRLIDGPIAPLPCLSKIAYKKCVDCQDEGSCEIRHVFERVTLATRAVLDQTSLADSLNLEDLPV; translated from the coding sequence ATGATTTCGCAGAAGGCGAAATATGCCTTGCGGGCCTTGGTATCGCTGGCACGCGCCGGCCGGGGCCAGAGCCGCATGATTGGCGAGATTTCCAAGGATCAGGCGATCCCGAAGAAGTTTCTCGAACAGATCCTGCTCGAACTCAAACGGGCGGGCCTGGTCAATTCGCGGCGCGGCCGCATGGGCGGCTATGAATTGCTCAAGGCGCCCGAGGAAATCACCTATGGCGAAGTGCTGCGGCTGATCGACGGGCCGATTGCGCCGCTGCCCTGCCTTTCCAAGATTGCCTACAAGAAATGCGTCGACTGCCAGGACGAGGGGTCCTGCGAAATCCGCCATGTCTTCGAGCGGGTGACGCTGGCGACGCGGGCGGTGCTGGACCAGACAAGTCTCGCGGATTCGCTGAATCTCGAAGATTTGCCGGTCTGA
- a CDS encoding ATP-dependent DNA helicase: protein MAPVWSGQQDAALVAVSQWLKDRQGPQVFRLFGWAGTGKSTLAVHLAQDVRSVKYAAFTGKAAMVMRKRGCKGAQTIHSLIYTLVSEKEGEPRFVLDPESPAADADLIVIDEVSMVDEQLGADLLSFGVKVLVLGDPFQLPPVQGAGFFINKEPDIMLTEIHRQAADNPIIQLSMAVREGGFLEHGRYGESVVVGRDQVDRDAVLEADQVLVGRNKTRLTYNDRLRELKGLPFHEPVVGDRMVCLRNNPRKRLLNGQIWIVTDATRRSNGKWSLLLADDEGKGEARVLTHKAFFAGEEDAMSWPERRQFDEFTFGYCLTVHKAQGSQWDNVYLFDESFVFREERARWLYTGITRAAEKITIVS from the coding sequence ATGGCGCCGGTCTGGTCGGGCCAGCAGGACGCCGCGCTGGTGGCGGTCTCGCAATGGCTCAAGGACAGACAAGGCCCGCAGGTATTCCGCCTGTTCGGCTGGGCCGGAACCGGCAAGTCGACGCTGGCGGTGCATCTGGCGCAGGATGTGCGCAGCGTGAAATATGCAGCCTTTACCGGCAAGGCGGCGATGGTGATGCGCAAGCGCGGCTGCAAGGGCGCCCAGACCATCCATAGCCTCATCTATACGCTGGTGAGCGAGAAGGAGGGCGAGCCGCGCTTCGTGCTCGACCCGGAAAGCCCGGCGGCTGACGCTGATCTCATCGTCATCGACGAGGTGTCGATGGTCGATGAGCAATTGGGCGCGGATCTGCTGAGCTTTGGGGTCAAGGTGCTGGTGCTGGGCGATCCGTTCCAATTGCCGCCGGTGCAGGGCGCGGGGTTCTTCATCAATAAAGAGCCCGACATCATGCTGACCGAAATTCATCGCCAGGCGGCGGACAATCCGATCATCCAGCTCTCCATGGCGGTGCGCGAGGGCGGCTTTCTCGAGCATGGCCGCTATGGCGAGAGCGTGGTGGTGGGGCGCGACCAGGTGGATCGCGACGCGGTGCTGGAGGCCGACCAGGTGCTGGTGGGGCGCAACAAGACGCGGCTGACCTATAATGACCGCCTGCGGGAATTGAAGGGCCTGCCCTTTCATGAGCCGGTGGTGGGCGACCGCATGGTGTGCCTGCGCAATAACCCGCGCAAACGCCTGCTCAATGGGCAGATCTGGATCGTCACCGACGCCACGCGGCGCTCGAACGGCAAATGGAGCCTGCTTTTGGCCGATGACGAGGGCAAGGGCGAGGCCCGGGTTTTGACCCACAAGGCGTTCTTTGCGGGCGAGGAGGACGCGATGAGCTGGCCGGAGCGGCGGCAGTTCGACGAGTTCACCTTCGGCTATTGCCTCACCGTCCACAAGGCGCAGGGCAGCCAGTGGGACAATGTGTATCTGTTCGACGAGAGCTTCGTGTTCCGCGAGGAACGGGCGCGCTGGCTCTACACCGGGATCACGCGGGCGGCGGAGAAGATCACCATTGTGAGCTGA
- a CDS encoding fumarylacetoacetate hydrolase family protein, translated as MADLVFPAPQPVRVPVQGGGFFPVRRIYCVGRNYAEHAREMGHDSREPPFFFDKPADAVVIDGAPIAYPPQTKDLQHEIELVVAIGKDGAAIGEHAALEHVFGYAAGLDMTRRDLQAQAKKAGRPWTMAKGFDQSAPIGVIAPASVIGHPARGAISLSVNGAVRQRGDLGEQIWSVPETVAFLSRLVTLRAGDLIMTGTPAGVSAVRRRDVLEGSIEGVGTVSTVIA; from the coding sequence GTGGCTGACCTGGTGTTTCCGGCGCCACAGCCGGTGCGCGTTCCGGTGCAGGGGGGCGGGTTCTTTCCGGTGCGGCGCATCTATTGCGTGGGGCGCAATTATGCCGAGCACGCCCGGGAGATGGGCCATGACAGCCGCGAGCCGCCATTCTTTTTCGACAAGCCCGCTGATGCCGTGGTGATCGATGGGGCGCCCATCGCCTATCCGCCGCAGACCAAGGATTTGCAGCACGAAATCGAGCTGGTGGTGGCCATTGGCAAGGATGGCGCGGCCATTGGCGAGCATGCGGCGCTCGAGCATGTATTCGGCTATGCCGCCGGACTGGACATGACGCGGCGCGACCTGCAGGCCCAGGCCAAAAAGGCGGGACGGCCCTGGACCATGGCCAAGGGGTTCGACCAGTCGGCGCCGATCGGCGTCATCGCCCCGGCCAGCGTCATCGGCCATCCAGCCCGCGGCGCGATCAGCCTTTCGGTCAATGGCGCGGTGCGGCAGCGGGGCGACCTTGGCGAGCAGATCTGGAGCGTGCCCGAGACCGTGGCCTTCCTCAGCCGGCTGGTGACGCTCAGGGCCGGTGACCTGATCATGACCGGCACGCCGGCCGGGGTCAGCGCGGTGCGGCGGCGCGACGTGCTGGAGGGCAGTATAGAGGGCGTGGGCACTGTTTCGACGGTTATCGCCTGA
- a CDS encoding aldo/keto reductase yields MEYRYLGRSGLKVSVLTMGTMTFGGSEKIGNTSPADAARQVDMCLDAGINLYDTANVYNAGVSEEILGDILAENGRRQKALVATKVRFRMGEGPNEAGLSRHHIMEQCKASLRRLKTDVIDLYQVHEWDGRTPIEETMEALDTLVRHGHVRYIGCSNYSGWHIMKAQASADQRHNARFISQQIHYSLHSRDAEYELVPISQDQGLGMLIWSPLAGGLLSGKYRRDSQPESGRHVGGFREPPVYDWDKLYDTIDVIVAIAEARGVSGAQVALSWLLGRPGVTSVIIGGRNEKQFADNIAAADFKLSAEERARLDAVSRPPLLYPYWHQSFTAQDRLGPVDLDLIAPYAEEFKRG; encoded by the coding sequence ATGGAGTATCGCTATCTGGGGCGTTCGGGGCTGAAAGTCTCGGTGCTGACCATGGGGACCATGACCTTTGGCGGATCTGAAAAGATCGGCAATACCAGCCCGGCCGACGCGGCGCGGCAGGTGGACATGTGCCTTGATGCCGGGATCAATCTCTATGACACCGCCAATGTCTATAATGCCGGTGTGTCCGAGGAGATACTGGGCGATATCCTGGCCGAGAATGGCCGCCGACAGAAGGCGCTGGTGGCCACCAAGGTGCGGTTCCGGATGGGCGAGGGGCCCAATGAGGCCGGGCTTTCCCGCCACCACATCATGGAACAGTGCAAGGCGAGTCTTCGCCGCCTCAAGACCGATGTGATCGACCTCTACCAGGTGCATGAATGGGACGGGAGGACGCCCATCGAGGAGACGATGGAGGCGCTCGATACGCTCGTGCGGCATGGGCATGTGCGCTATATCGGCTGCTCGAACTATTCGGGCTGGCACATCATGAAGGCGCAGGCCTCTGCCGACCAGCGGCACAATGCCCGCTTCATCTCCCAGCAGATCCATTATTCGCTGCATAGCCGCGACGCCGAATATGAGCTGGTGCCGATTTCGCAGGACCAGGGGCTGGGCATGCTGATCTGGTCGCCGCTGGCCGGGGGCCTGCTGTCGGGCAAGTATCGCCGCGACAGCCAGCCCGAGAGCGGGCGGCATGTGGGCGGGTTCCGCGAGCCGCCGGTCTATGATTGGGACAAGCTTTACGACACTATCGACGTCATCGTCGCCATCGCCGAAGCGCGGGGCGTATCGGGCGCGCAGGTGGCGCTGAGCTGGCTGCTTGGCCGGCCGGGCGTGACCTCGGTGATCATCGGCGGGCGCAATGAAAAGCAGTTTGCCGACAATATCGCGGCGGCCGATTTCAAGCTCAGCGCCGAGGAGCGGGCGCGGCTCGACGCGGTGAGCCGGCCGCCGCTGCTTTACCCCTATTGGCACCAGTCCTTTACGGCGCAGGACCGGCTGGGCCCGGTCGATCTCGACCTGATCGCGCCCTATGCCGAGGAGTTCAAGCGTGGCTGA
- a CDS encoding EamA family transporter: MRSSTLLLPVLLVTLGMVFTQTGASFAKMLFPLVGAGGATALRLTLAALVLIAVFRPWRHRLGPAQWRAVLLYGGAMGAMNLFFYAALEHIPLGIAVALEFTGPLAVALFGARKPLDFFWIVLAVSGFALLLPWAQTSGDISPLGIALALCAGACWAGYIVFGQRAGTGGGPHIAALGVGTAAIIALPFGLATAGASLFDPALLPLGLAVALCSSAIPYALDMVALPHIPARLFGILMSGQPALAALSGLVILGEVLTAGQVVGMAAIIAASIGATLTIARRVPPPEVLES, translated from the coding sequence GTGCGCTCCAGCACCCTCCTTCTCCCCGTCCTGCTCGTCACCCTCGGCATGGTCTTCACCCAGACCGGGGCGAGCTTTGCCAAGATGCTGTTTCCCCTGGTCGGCGCCGGCGGGGCCACGGCCCTGCGGCTGACCCTGGCGGCGTTGGTGCTGATCGCCGTCTTCCGCCCCTGGCGCCATCGCCTCGGCCCGGCACAATGGCGCGCCGTGCTGCTCTATGGCGGCGCCATGGGGGCGATGAACCTCTTTTTCTATGCCGCGCTCGAACACATTCCGCTCGGCATCGCCGTGGCGCTCGAATTCACCGGCCCGCTTGCCGTGGCCCTGTTCGGGGCGCGCAAGCCGCTGGATTTCTTCTGGATCGTGCTCGCCGTTTCCGGTTTCGCCCTGCTGCTGCCCTGGGCGCAGACCAGCGGCGACATCTCCCCGCTGGGGATCGCGCTGGCGCTCTGCGCCGGGGCCTGCTGGGCCGGCTATATCGTCTTCGGCCAGCGCGCCGGGACCGGCGGCGGCCCCCATATCGCCGCGCTGGGCGTCGGAACGGCGGCCATCATCGCCCTGCCCTTCGGCCTTGCCACGGCGGGCGCGAGCCTGTTCGACCCGGCCTTGCTGCCCCTCGGCCTCGCCGTCGCACTCTGTTCCAGCGCCATCCCCTATGCACTCGACATGGTCGCCCTGCCCCATATCCCGGCCCGTCTCTTCGGCATCCTGATGAGCGGGCAACCCGCGCTGGCCGCGCTGTCTGGCCTCGTCATATTGGGCGAAGTGCTGACCGCCGGGCAGGTTGTCGGCATGGCCGCCATCATCGCCGCCTCGATCGGCGCCACCCTCACCATTGCCCGCCGCGTGCCGCCGCCGGAGGTCTTGGAATCCTGA
- a CDS encoding YciI family protein, with translation MLYAILCYNEENAVASWTQEEDDACMARLMHVQSGMAGRGKLGPVVRLWNTDEAKTLRKTNGAPVVFDGPFAETKEQFLGFYVADCADMDEALAFARDLAEANPGLGCYEIRPLRFFGDNKLAGAPQIMAAE, from the coding sequence ATGCTCTATGCCATCCTGTGCTACAACGAGGAAAACGCCGTCGCATCCTGGACCCAGGAAGAGGACGATGCCTGCATGGCGCGGCTGATGCATGTGCAGTCGGGCATGGCCGGTCGCGGCAAGCTGGGCCCGGTGGTGCGCCTCTGGAACACCGATGAGGCCAAGACGCTGCGGAAAACCAATGGCGCGCCGGTTGTCTTCGACGGCCCCTTTGCCGAAACCAAGGAACAGTTTCTGGGCTTCTACGTCGCCGACTGCGCCGACATGGACGAGGCCCTCGCCTTCGCCAGGGATCTGGCGGAAGCCAATCCCGGCCTCGGCTGCTACGAAATCCGCCCCCTGCGCTTTTTCGGCGACAACAAGCTGGCCGGCGCGCCCCAGATCATGGCGGCCGAGTAG